In Haloarcula halophila, a single window of DNA contains:
- a CDS encoding RNase J family beta-CASP ribonuclease: MEIEIATVGGYEEVGRQMTAVRAGDDIVIFDMGLNLSKVLIHDNLRTEGMHSLDLIDMGAIPDDRILSDLDGTVQAIVPTHGHLDHIGAISKLAHRYDAPIVSTPFTSALVEEEIDDEDKFHTDNDVVQMNAGGTMSIGERCELEFVNVTHSIIDAINPVLHTPEGAIVYGLDKRMDHTPVIGDPIDMKRFREIGREGEGVLCYIEDCTNANKKGRTPSEAVAREQLEDVMLSLEDYDGGIVATTFSSHIARVTSIVEFAERIGRQPVLLGRSMEQYSGTAERLGIVDFPDDLGMYGHSRSVDRAFERVMNEGKENYLPVVTGHQGEPRAMLTRMGRGETPYELYQGDKVIFSARVIPEPTNVGQRYQSEKLLGMQGARIYDDVHVSGHLRQEGHYQMLDALQPRHVIPAHQDMAGFSGYVELAGNQGYKLGRDLHVTSNGNTIQLVG, from the coding sequence ATGGAAATTGAAATCGCGACCGTTGGCGGGTACGAGGAAGTCGGACGACAGATGACAGCAGTGCGTGCGGGCGACGATATCGTGATCTTCGATATGGGACTCAACCTTTCGAAGGTCTTGATTCACGACAATCTCCGGACGGAAGGCATGCACTCACTGGACCTCATCGACATGGGTGCGATTCCCGACGACAGAATTCTCTCGGATCTCGATGGGACTGTCCAGGCGATCGTCCCGACACACGGCCACCTCGATCATATCGGGGCCATCTCGAAACTCGCACATCGATACGACGCACCGATCGTTTCGACGCCGTTTACCTCGGCGCTCGTCGAAGAAGAGATCGACGACGAGGACAAGTTCCACACCGACAACGACGTCGTGCAGATGAACGCCGGCGGGACGATGTCGATCGGCGAGCGGTGTGAACTCGAGTTCGTCAACGTCACACACTCGATCATCGACGCGATCAACCCGGTCCTCCACACGCCGGAAGGTGCGATCGTCTACGGGCTCGACAAACGGATGGATCACACCCCCGTTATCGGTGACCCGATCGATATGAAGCGGTTCCGGGAGATCGGCCGGGAGGGCGAGGGTGTCCTCTGTTACATCGAGGACTGTACGAACGCGAACAAGAAGGGGCGGACTCCGAGTGAGGCCGTCGCCCGTGAGCAACTCGAAGACGTCATGCTGAGTCTGGAAGACTACGACGGCGGGATCGTCGCGACGACGTTCTCCAGCCACATCGCACGTGTCACGTCGATCGTCGAGTTCGCCGAGCGTATCGGTCGGCAACCGGTGTTGCTCGGCCGGTCGATGGAACAGTACTCCGGGACCGCCGAGCGACTCGGAATCGTCGACTTTCCGGACGATCTCGGAATGTACGGTCACAGTCGCTCGGTCGATCGCGCGTTCGAGCGCGTCATGAACGAGGGCAAAGAGAACTATCTCCCCGTCGTCACCGGCCATCAGGGCGAACCGCGTGCGATGCTCACACGGATGGGCCGCGGTGAGACGCCGTACGAACTCTATCAGGGAGACAAGGTCATCTTCTCGGCACGGGTCATCCCCGAGCCGACGAACGTGGGTCAGCGCTACCAGTCCGAGAAACTGCTCGGGATGCAGGGGGCTCGGATCTACGACGACGTCCACGTCTCCGGGCACCTCCGGCAGGAAGGACACTACCAGATGCTCGACGCACTGCAACCACGGCACGTGATCCCGGCACACCAGGATATGGCCGGCTTTTCGGGCTACGTCGAGTTGGCCGGCAACCAGGGGTACAAACTCGGTCGGGACCTTCACGTGACATCGAACGGGAACACGATACAGTTGGTCGGCTGA
- the phnE gene encoding phosphonate ABC transporter, permease protein PhnE, translated as MSTPRPYGNSIARYFGYGEVGEDDAEQKLQDLKRHKTKRRLWTLASVIGGGVVFYFSLVVIEFDLAMLFNQIPQFVDALYGQNNYFPPGELFGIPFVDLGAYWSFMMEENLILTIEGGRIIWGAMFVTLAVAFAGSVLGLPTALVFGVMASERVIPYPFNFAFRATMSLIRAIPGLVWFLILIPLGGVGPFTAALAIMIDTTGYLGRLFTDELEEIEDGPIEGIRSTGANRSQVVSFGMLSQVFRQFIAWIAFDLEHNVRAAIGLGLIGGGGLGLELYVQRQTFHYTNMMACIILIFLLAGSVELISQRVRSYLREEDDVEKSGVMEALINAPKNILSSTMGRRGR; from the coding sequence ATGAGTACACCACGGCCCTATGGCAACTCGATAGCGAGGTACTTCGGGTACGGGGAGGTCGGCGAGGACGACGCCGAACAGAAGCTACAGGACCTGAAGCGCCACAAGACCAAGCGGCGTCTCTGGACGCTCGCGAGCGTGATCGGTGGTGGGGTGGTGTTTTATTTCAGTCTCGTCGTCATCGAGTTCGATCTGGCGATGCTGTTCAACCAGATCCCGCAGTTCGTCGACGCGCTCTACGGACAGAACAACTACTTCCCACCGGGGGAGCTCTTCGGGATTCCGTTCGTCGATCTGGGCGCGTACTGGTCGTTCATGATGGAGGAGAACCTCATCCTCACCATCGAAGGCGGCCGGATCATCTGGGGTGCGATGTTCGTCACGCTGGCGGTGGCGTTCGCGGGGTCAGTGCTGGGACTGCCCACGGCACTGGTGTTCGGGGTGATGGCCAGCGAGCGGGTCATCCCCTACCCGTTCAACTTCGCCTTCCGTGCGACGATGAGTCTCATTCGGGCCATCCCCGGGCTGGTGTGGTTCCTCATCCTGATCCCGCTGGGCGGGGTCGGACCGTTCACCGCGGCGCTCGCCATCATGATCGACACCACCGGATACCTGGGTCGGCTGTTCACCGACGAACTCGAAGAGATCGAAGACGGCCCCATCGAGGGCATCCGTTCGACGGGAGCGAACCGCTCGCAGGTCGTCTCCTTCGGGATGCTCAGCCAGGTGTTCAGGCAGTTCATCGCCTGGATCGCCTTCGACCTCGAACACAACGTCCGTGCCGCTATCGGACTGGGCCTCATCGGCGGCGGTGGCCTGGGGCTGGAACTGTACGTCCAGCGCCAGACGTTCCACTACACGAACATGATGGCGTGTATCATCCTGATCTTCCTGCTGGCCGGCTCGGTCGAACTGATCAGCCAGCGCGTCCGGTCGTACCTCCGTGAGGAAGACGACGTCGAGAAGTCGGGCGTCATGGAGGCCCTTATCAACGCGCCCAAGAACATCCTCTCCTCTACGATGGGACGGCGCGGGCGATGA
- a CDS encoding ABC transporter permease, translated as MSEPPGDRAADRPCADGGHVRTTPSSNSVLSDFWVNFVRWNLKAIRNPFVVVGSLVQPIIFLVLFTQVFGQLATSALGGGAGSITYETFLLPAIAMQVSLAAAAGSGIGLVNDMEEGMFEKTLVMPMSRSAMFLGKTAAEILRIVVQIAIILALGTFLGANVATGFVGAVGILGIGVLFSLWFIALSNIIAVVTRDQESTIIGANLLQFPLLFVSTAFLPLDAMPDWIEVVATFNPITYGVDAARALMLGQDVMTVVKVTRFGGIWNTLVPAIAVLLVLDIVFGGAMVYLLNRASSSTVQ; from the coding sequence ATGAGCGAACCCCCGGGAGATCGGGCCGCCGACAGGCCCTGCGCGGATGGTGGGCACGTCCGCACGACGCCGTCGAGCAACTCCGTTCTCAGCGACTTCTGGGTGAACTTCGTCCGCTGGAACCTGAAGGCGATACGTAATCCGTTCGTCGTCGTCGGGTCGCTCGTCCAGCCGATCATCTTCCTCGTCCTGTTCACACAGGTTTTCGGCCAGCTCGCGACGAGCGCGCTCGGTGGCGGGGCGGGGAGCATCACCTACGAGACGTTCCTACTGCCCGCTATCGCGATGCAGGTGTCGCTGGCGGCCGCCGCGGGGTCGGGGATCGGCCTCGTCAACGACATGGAAGAGGGGATGTTCGAGAAGACGCTCGTGATGCCGATGAGCCGTTCGGCGATGTTTTTGGGCAAGACCGCCGCCGAGATCCTCCGGATCGTCGTCCAGATCGCGATCATCCTCGCGCTTGGCACGTTCCTCGGCGCGAACGTCGCCACCGGGTTCGTCGGCGCCGTCGGGATCCTCGGCATCGGGGTCCTCTTCTCGCTGTGGTTCATCGCCCTCTCGAACATCATTGCGGTCGTCACCCGCGATCAGGAGTCGACGATCATCGGCGCGAACCTCCTACAGTTCCCCCTGCTGTTCGTCTCGACGGCTTTCCTCCCGCTGGACGCGATGCCCGACTGGATCGAGGTCGTCGCGACGTTCAACCCGATCACCTACGGCGTCGACGCCGCCCGTGCGCTCATGCTTGGCCAGGACGTCATGACCGTCGTCAAGGTCACCCGCTTCGGCGGGATCTGGAACACGCTCGTCCCGGCGATTGCTGTCTTGCTCGTCCTCGACATCGTATTCGGCGGGGCCATGGTCTACCTGCTCAACCGCGCGTCGAGTTCCACTGTGCAGTGA
- a CDS encoding twin-arginine translocation signal domain-containing protein: MDRRSFLRSSSALVGGAALSSLAGCFGGSGSSSPPPRRAQVFEDVSLDGRQLQIQFVSDPRVESRVETTEGSLAVGQLSPVGVASGQKGGGGAARGSGSYSSAPRGRHGWAVWHAGNDDDDWRENHQDELRMYPAMIGAAGVAYLGSDQRYEDDPPDAGPVPWDKKWENQQDGESHTVPLSEAAPSDAPREGWYRVGTKLVGEESGTDFGWQGADFEIDNEGTWQIDKAWHVRPRV; encoded by the coding sequence ATGGACAGACGATCGTTCCTCCGAAGCAGTTCGGCGTTGGTCGGAGGAGCCGCCCTGAGTTCCCTCGCCGGCTGTTTCGGCGGTAGCGGCAGCAGCTCCCCTCCACCCCGACGGGCACAGGTGTTCGAAGACGTCTCGCTGGACGGACGGCAGTTGCAGATCCAGTTCGTCTCGGACCCCAGAGTCGAATCTCGCGTCGAGACGACCGAGGGATCGCTGGCAGTGGGTCAGCTCTCCCCGGTCGGCGTCGCCAGTGGACAGAAAGGCGGCGGTGGCGCGGCGCGCGGGTCCGGATCCTACAGCAGCGCCCCGCGAGGCCGGCACGGCTGGGCGGTCTGGCACGCCGGCAACGACGACGACGACTGGCGGGAGAACCACCAAGACGAACTGCGAATGTACCCGGCCATGATCGGCGCGGCCGGCGTCGCCTATCTGGGCAGCGACCAGCGCTACGAGGACGACCCGCCGGACGCGGGGCCAGTCCCGTGGGACAAGAAGTGGGAGAACCAGCAGGACGGCGAGTCCCACACGGTCCCCCTCTCCGAAGCCGCACCCTCGGACGCCCCCCGGGAGGGGTGGTATCGCGTCGGGACGAAACTCGTCGGCGAGGAGTCCGGTACCGACTTCGGCTGGCAGGGTGCTGACTTCGAGATCGACAACGAGGGGACCTGGCAGATCGACAAGGCCTGGCACGTCCGGCCGCGCGTGTGA
- a CDS encoding phosphate uptake regulator PhoU, giving the protein METRKVQLSGGTTYTVSLPKSWANEHGIDAGSILSLYPNDDGTLLVEADADISTDTRSATVDVSTASEDAVRQRIHALHAVGFDSVTLVDRAGHADEVRALVENTVSNLSGFELLEAGETRIKLTNLIDADNVDIRKSTLRLRLVMLGMHRDAVSAVLDGDEALARRVVDRDSEADKLFAMVTRHFRRALTNLQEVEKLGDGRDELFEYYYVCRQFERIADHAEKIARFAIDPEATVPADLAERIDAVAASARQVVDTAADVVLADADIESAHTALATRAELTAELRAIDRDLYAHDDPAEAYVVGLLLDSIRRTAEYGGNVADIAIQQVTRECNCVE; this is encoded by the coding sequence ATGGAGACACGGAAAGTCCAGCTCTCCGGGGGAACGACCTACACCGTCTCGCTGCCGAAATCGTGGGCGAACGAACACGGGATCGACGCCGGGTCCATCCTGTCGCTGTACCCCAACGACGATGGGACATTGCTGGTCGAGGCGGACGCCGACATCTCGACGGATACCCGCTCGGCGACCGTCGACGTCTCGACGGCGTCGGAAGACGCGGTCCGGCAGCGGATCCACGCCCTCCACGCTGTCGGCTTCGACTCGGTGACACTGGTCGACAGAGCGGGCCACGCCGACGAGGTACGCGCCCTCGTCGAGAACACCGTCTCGAACCTCTCCGGGTTCGAGTTGCTGGAGGCCGGGGAGACACGGATCAAGTTGACAAATCTCATCGACGCCGACAACGTCGACATCCGGAAATCGACGCTTCGGCTTCGCCTCGTCATGCTCGGAATGCACCGGGACGCAGTGAGTGCAGTGCTGGACGGCGACGAAGCGCTCGCCCGGCGAGTCGTCGACCGGGACAGCGAGGCGGACAAACTGTTCGCGATGGTCACACGGCACTTCCGGCGAGCGTTGACGAATCTCCAGGAGGTCGAGAAACTGGGCGACGGCCGTGACGAACTCTTCGAGTACTACTACGTGTGTCGGCAGTTCGAACGGATCGCAGACCACGCCGAGAAGATCGCCCGATTCGCGATCGATCCGGAGGCGACGGTCCCTGCCGACCTCGCCGAACGGATCGACGCGGTGGCCGCCAGCGCCAGGCAGGTCGTCGACACGGCGGCGGACGTCGTCCTCGCCGACGCCGATATCGAGAGCGCACACACGGCGCTGGCAACCCGGGCGGAGCTGACGGCGGAACTCCGGGCGATCGATCGCGACCTCTACGCACACGACGACCCCGCCGAAGCGTACGTCGTAGGACTCCTGCTCGACAGCATCCGGCGGACGGCCGAGTACGGCGGTAACGTCGCCGACATCGCGATACAGCAGGTCACACGGGAGTGTAACTGCGTCGAGTGA
- a CDS encoding cyclase family protein → MSYRDLTQPVRDGMLVFPGDPKVTLDRHATVAADGYQVHTLNCGSHTGTHVDAPSHFLSDGEHIDTFPTERFVLDAILADCSGRQRREPIGPESLPASDADVVVVRTDWSDHWDDQQYLEHPYLTPAAAEFCVEQGYDVAIDTLNPDPTPTERADSTEPSGFPVHRQLLSERLLIFENLTGLSELPDRFELVAFPLKLANSDGAPVRAVARLD, encoded by the coding sequence ATGTCGTACCGAGACCTGACACAACCGGTTCGTGACGGGATGCTAGTCTTCCCCGGTGATCCAAAAGTCACACTCGACCGACACGCGACGGTGGCGGCCGATGGGTACCAGGTTCACACGCTGAACTGCGGCTCACATACAGGGACGCATGTCGACGCGCCGAGCCATTTCCTGAGCGACGGGGAGCATATCGATACGTTCCCCACCGAGCGGTTCGTCCTGGACGCGATCCTGGCCGACTGTAGCGGACGGCAACGGCGGGAACCGATCGGTCCGGAGTCGTTGCCCGCCTCCGACGCCGATGTCGTCGTTGTTCGGACCGACTGGAGCGATCATTGGGACGACCAGCAGTACCTGGAGCACCCGTATCTGACGCCCGCTGCCGCGGAGTTCTGTGTCGAACAGGGGTACGACGTGGCTATCGATACACTCAATCCCGATCCGACACCGACAGAGCGGGCCGACAGCACGGAGCCATCGGGATTTCCCGTCCACCGACAGCTCCTGAGCGAGCGATTGTTGATATTCGAGAACCTGACCGGTCTCTCCGAGCTTCCGGACCGATTCGAACTCGTCGCGTTCCCGCTCAAGCTGGCCAATAGCGACGGTGCTCCGGTTCGTGCGGTCGCTCGACTCGACTAA
- a CDS encoding helix-turn-helix domain-containing protein — protein sequence MGLIAEFRMASEQLPLVDVAEAVSEATVEFESVQGRPSGAPTFIVRIVGADADPIEAAFADADSVTDYSLLVADGTTRRYRCRPAGDPPTDVELLADNGSIPDRVLVTPNGWEERRWFANREEFDQFRTFCRANDYGLRLDRLVETDERSDGRETDPFGNGDRSRPREMTDAQREALVTAHEMGYFDTPRTATMADVADELGVSSASLSERLRRAQTHLVAEFRRSTGIKPRTN from the coding sequence ATGGGACTGATTGCGGAGTTCCGGATGGCCTCCGAGCAGCTGCCACTGGTCGACGTAGCGGAGGCCGTGTCCGAAGCAACCGTCGAGTTCGAGTCGGTCCAGGGGCGCCCGTCGGGGGCGCCAACGTTCATCGTGCGGATCGTGGGGGCCGACGCCGACCCGATAGAGGCGGCGTTTGCCGACGCCGACTCGGTGACCGACTACTCGCTGCTCGTCGCCGACGGGACGACGCGGCGCTACCGCTGTCGGCCGGCCGGCGACCCGCCGACTGACGTGGAACTGCTCGCGGACAACGGGTCGATCCCCGACCGGGTGCTCGTCACGCCGAACGGCTGGGAAGAGCGCCGCTGGTTCGCCAACCGTGAGGAGTTCGACCAGTTCCGGACGTTCTGTCGGGCCAACGACTACGGACTCCGACTGGACCGCCTCGTGGAGACCGACGAGAGATCGGACGGGAGGGAGACCGATCCGTTCGGGAACGGCGACCGCTCCCGGCCGCGCGAGATGACCGACGCTCAGCGGGAGGCGCTCGTCACCGCCCACGAGATGGGCTACTTCGACACGCCGCGGACCGCCACGATGGCCGACGTCGCCGACGAACTCGGCGTCTCGTCCGCGTCGCTCTCCGAGCGACTGCGACGCGCACAGACCCACCTCGTCGCGGAGTTTCGACGCAGTACCGGAATAAAACCCCGAACAAATTAG
- a CDS encoding DapH/DapD/GlmU-related protein yields the protein MTYYEDYGPDRTRTLGPEPTLHEPVSITESELGAWTEVRGHARLHESEIGDYTYLMERVQLDYATVGKFGNVAADARLGPTNHPIDRPSAHHFTYRTAMYDLGEDDDSVFEWRADQPVEVGHDVWIGHGAIVLPGVTIGNGAVVGAGAVVADDVDPYTVVAGVPAEPIRRRFSTDVAERIEATEWWHWDHETLAERVGAFRDIERFLAAFAPEDGRQRGQTDA from the coding sequence ATGACCTACTACGAGGATTACGGGCCGGACCGGACGCGGACGCTCGGCCCCGAGCCGACGCTCCACGAACCGGTCTCGATCACCGAGAGCGAACTCGGCGCGTGGACCGAGGTCCGAGGGCACGCACGCCTGCACGAGTCGGAGATCGGCGACTACACGTATCTGATGGAACGCGTCCAACTGGACTACGCGACCGTCGGAAAGTTCGGCAACGTCGCCGCCGACGCGCGACTGGGGCCGACGAATCACCCCATCGACCGCCCTTCCGCCCACCACTTCACCTACCGGACGGCGATGTACGACCTGGGCGAGGACGACGATTCGGTCTTCGAGTGGCGGGCCGACCAGCCGGTCGAGGTCGGTCACGACGTGTGGATCGGCCACGGTGCCATCGTCCTTCCGGGCGTCACCATCGGCAACGGTGCCGTCGTCGGGGCCGGCGCGGTCGTCGCCGACGACGTCGACCCTTACACCGTCGTCGCGGGCGTCCCGGCGGAACCGATCCGTCGGCGATTTTCGACGGACGTGGCCGAGCGCATCGAGGCGACCGAGTGGTGGCACTGGGACCACGAGACGCTGGCCGAGCGTGTCGGGGCGTTCCGTGACATCGAGCGGTTTCTCGCGGCGTTCGCTCCCGAAGACGGTCGCCAGCGCGGACAGACCGACGCGTGA
- a CDS encoding type IV pilin, whose protein sequence is MSHRHRAVSSIISTVLLVAVVVVLSATISVFAFDLGSNIQSEAPYVEVSGEFVEAVDAGEQAIAITHLAGDPAQTEQLYVSGSKPLDIGGRPNSSSTPANDAYASRREKFTEASGSNPPQVGIGDTWDAGETIYVDPDGTADGVTVSIYWTSVSVEGVNPGEPEGDTTYKLTTVEMGSTS, encoded by the coding sequence ATGTCTCACCGGCATCGTGCTGTTTCTTCGATTATCTCGACTGTTCTTCTGGTCGCTGTCGTTGTTGTACTCAGTGCAACTATCAGCGTCTTCGCGTTCGACCTCGGTTCTAACATCCAGTCGGAAGCACCGTACGTCGAGGTATCGGGCGAGTTTGTGGAAGCCGTGGACGCCGGCGAACAGGCTATCGCGATCACGCACCTCGCAGGTGACCCGGCACAGACCGAACAGCTCTACGTGTCTGGATCGAAACCACTCGATATCGGTGGCCGCCCCAACAGCAGTTCCACACCTGCGAACGATGCGTACGCAAGCAGGCGAGAGAAGTTCACCGAGGCAAGCGGGAGCAATCCACCACAGGTCGGGATCGGAGATACGTGGGACGCGGGGGAGACGATCTACGTCGATCCCGACGGAACTGCTGACGGCGTCACTGTCTCCATCTACTGGACGAGCGTCTCAGTCGAGGGTGTTAATCCGGGGGAGCCAGAGGGCGATACCACTTACAAACTCACAACAGTGGAGATGGGATCGACATCGTAA
- a CDS encoding winged helix-turn-helix transcriptional regulator: MSRQMYGRSLGVGGREATRVQIVEAIDRTAPQTKSELAQAVGISEQYLSELLQELKTEGSVRKGYVVDDDALYASADHVTELSGGGNEDSGTDVLELLDRLESVTTRQYDAARAAFAGESVDRSAETLESLTNERYSAVLSELKSYTLTTDWPGNRVASDLATIATNLEIIGDRACFIADVVDREDTDTTGIVGERMADIFESGARINDYFSAILFDCELSVHETLRDQEETVHRDLDELFELVTAYDPEMYGYLVTVTRALERAIYYWVDAAELAVQLHSGVRPDHTSI, translated from the coding sequence ATGTCCCGCCAGATGTACGGGCGCTCGCTGGGTGTCGGCGGTCGTGAGGCGACGCGTGTACAGATCGTCGAAGCGATCGACAGGACGGCACCACAGACGAAGTCGGAACTCGCACAGGCCGTCGGTATCTCCGAGCAGTACCTCTCCGAGTTGCTCCAGGAATTGAAAACCGAGGGCTCTGTCCGGAAGGGGTACGTCGTCGACGACGACGCGTTGTACGCCAGTGCCGACCACGTCACAGAGCTAAGCGGCGGAGGGAACGAGGACTCCGGGACGGACGTTCTGGAGCTTCTGGATCGGCTGGAGTCGGTAACGACTCGGCAGTACGACGCCGCACGGGCCGCCTTCGCGGGCGAGTCGGTCGACCGGTCCGCCGAAACACTGGAGTCGCTGACCAACGAGCGCTACTCCGCGGTCCTCTCGGAGCTCAAATCCTACACCCTGACCACGGACTGGCCGGGCAACCGCGTCGCCTCGGATCTGGCGACCATCGCCACGAACCTGGAGATCATTGGCGACCGGGCGTGTTTCATCGCAGACGTCGTCGACCGCGAGGACACCGACACGACGGGTATCGTCGGCGAACGGATGGCCGACATCTTCGAGTCCGGCGCGCGTATCAACGACTACTTCTCGGCGATACTCTTCGACTGTGAGCTCTCCGTCCACGAGACGCTCCGCGACCAGGAGGAGACGGTCCACCGCGACTTGGACGAACTGTTCGAGCTGGTGACTGCATACGACCCCGAGATGTACGGCTACCTCGTCACCGTCACCCGGGCACTCGAACGGGCTATCTACTACTGGGTGGACGCCGCCGAACTGGCCGTTCAGCTCCATTCGGGTGTCCGACCCGATCACACTTCGATCTGA
- a CDS encoding pentapeptide repeat-containing protein — MPDSDVTRARAVLTRSPQERENEGIGTEAVNDALKTVLRDGTADEKTFEGCTFPGLNLDYEVVHGADNHPAVFENCTFEEGISAEKADIDMPLRFHDCTIDDLFLYHARFEYDVEFDGSTFTGTVQADETRFEQDAEFDDAVFEDTVDLIETGFYDDTSFADARFEAPASFRGSQFEGESNELDDNVSFAGAVFESETTFEQAHFEANRFDGATFQAPVVFTEVLFDHDTEFEGVVFEADATFDEIECNEDADFSDTHWQGTVQFRGAVFNGGARTMEDDASFEGATFEGATTFTEAQFRYSNFTRTTFDADTTFQETRFRGDADFTEARFSGLADFDETRFHQEALFTDSVFDGQAHFRGAEFEGHANQLEQNVSFDRARFADAAEFTGAKFRSVSFGDTEFTATMDFSGTDFTDDARFLLRAVGDDPYVNFTGASIQGGSITQPTEGWVRYDFTRVSLGDIDLSAERERDHRELFDYFRFCETIFDEFDGNEFDFEAHTDYLDRNEWKIHTFQDPVERGYAVEMTPEAIEATYLRAKNSASAAGDMKAAGEFRVKRQQYARKKHINIALDGSAGTTARAKNGIRAVENAFLGISCGYGMRIFRIFGVFAITPALFSLFYAFGGQVFSTSATQPVSVTAALTTPEGQAAFYKLLSFSYISFLTIGYGNIGPVGWGARILVAVEVYLSVILSGLVLYALIKRSEM, encoded by the coding sequence ATGCCAGACTCTGACGTCACACGGGCCCGCGCCGTCCTCACGCGCTCGCCCCAGGAGCGTGAGAACGAGGGCATCGGGACCGAGGCGGTCAACGACGCCCTGAAGACGGTTCTCCGCGATGGAACGGCCGACGAGAAGACCTTCGAGGGCTGTACCTTCCCGGGGCTGAACCTGGATTACGAAGTGGTCCACGGCGCCGACAACCACCCCGCTGTCTTCGAGAACTGTACGTTCGAGGAGGGGATCAGCGCCGAGAAGGCGGACATCGACATGCCTCTCCGGTTTCACGACTGTACGATCGACGACCTGTTTCTCTACCACGCACGGTTCGAGTACGACGTCGAGTTCGACGGGTCGACGTTCACCGGGACCGTCCAGGCCGACGAGACCCGGTTCGAACAGGACGCGGAGTTCGACGACGCCGTCTTCGAGGACACGGTCGACCTCATCGAGACGGGGTTCTACGACGACACGAGCTTCGCCGACGCTCGGTTCGAGGCGCCGGCCTCCTTCCGCGGGTCCCAGTTCGAGGGCGAGTCGAACGAACTCGACGACAACGTCTCTTTCGCCGGTGCGGTCTTCGAGTCCGAGACGACCTTCGAGCAGGCCCACTTCGAGGCCAACCGGTTCGACGGCGCCACGTTCCAGGCCCCGGTAGTGTTCACCGAGGTGCTCTTCGACCACGACACCGAGTTCGAGGGCGTCGTCTTCGAAGCCGACGCCACCTTCGACGAGATCGAGTGCAACGAGGACGCTGATTTCAGCGATACGCACTGGCAGGGAACGGTACAGTTCCGCGGTGCGGTGTTCAACGGCGGGGCGCGGACGATGGAAGACGACGCCTCCTTCGAAGGGGCCACCTTCGAAGGAGCGACGACGTTTACGGAAGCCCAATTCCGGTACAGCAACTTCACACGGACCACGTTCGATGCCGACACGACGTTTCAGGAGACGCGGTTCCGCGGGGACGCCGACTTCACCGAGGCACGCTTTTCGGGCCTGGCCGACTTCGACGAGACCCGGTTCCACCAGGAGGCCCTCTTCACCGACAGCGTCTTCGACGGGCAGGCACACTTCCGCGGTGCCGAGTTCGAGGGCCACGCGAACCAACTGGAACAGAACGTCTCCTTCGACCGGGCCAGGTTCGCCGACGCGGCCGAGTTCACCGGAGCGAAGTTCAGATCGGTCTCCTTCGGCGACACCGAGTTCACAGCCACGATGGATTTCTCCGGGACAGATTTCACCGACGACGCCCGGTTCCTGTTGCGCGCTGTCGGCGACGACCCGTACGTGAACTTCACCGGCGCTTCGATCCAGGGCGGATCGATCACACAACCGACCGAGGGATGGGTCAGATACGACTTCACCAGAGTCAGTCTCGGCGATATCGACCTCTCGGCGGAGCGGGAGCGCGACCACCGCGAACTGTTCGACTACTTCCGGTTCTGTGAGACCATCTTCGACGAGTTCGACGGTAACGAGTTCGACTTCGAGGCCCACACCGACTACCTGGACCGAAACGAATGGAAAATCCACACTTTCCAGGACCCCGTCGAACGAGGCTACGCCGTCGAGATGACACCGGAGGCGATCGAGGCGACGTATCTCCGTGCGAAAAACAGTGCTTCGGCCGCCGGCGACATGAAAGCCGCCGGAGAGTTCCGCGTCAAACGCCAGCAGTACGCCCGGAAGAAACACATCAACATCGCGCTGGACGGGTCAGCCGGGACGACCGCACGCGCGAAAAACGGGATCAGAGCCGTCGAAAACGCGTTCTTGGGGATCTCCTGTGGCTACGGGATGCGGATCTTCCGGATCTTCGGCGTCTTTGCCATCACGCCGGCGCTGTTCTCGTTGTTCTATGCGTTCGGTGGGCAAGTCTTCTCGACGAGTGCAACGCAGCCGGTGTCGGTCACTGCGGCGCTCACGACGCCGGAAGGCCAGGCGGCCTTCTACAAGCTCCTCTCCTTTAGCTATATCTCGTTCCTGACGATCGGGTACGGAAACATCGGTCCCGTCGGATGGGGAGCCCGGATTCTCGTCGCAGTAGAGGTGTATCTGAGTGTCATCCTCAGCGGGTTGGTACTGTACGCACTCATCAAGCGTTCGGAGATGTAA